The following proteins are co-located in the Engraulis encrasicolus isolate BLACKSEA-1 chromosome 2, IST_EnEncr_1.0, whole genome shotgun sequence genome:
- the LOC134468897 gene encoding elastase-1-like, translated as MQFLLLIAAFSFFSAPVLSDGPEPLWSYLEDAQAREAVVGGEVARPHSWPTQVSLQVRSGRGYSHVCGGTLIRKQWVMTAAHCVDSPKTWRVGLGEHDLQRRERGEQYIDVSQAIVHPRWNPRNTASGYDIALLRLSSPARLNRYVQLARLPRSGTVLRNNHPCYISGWGLTSAGGSISMRLKQAKLPVVDQRTCARYDWWGSKAKSSMVCAGGNGRDSGCQGDSGGPLHCSVRGRWEVHGVTSFGSSRCAHRQRPTIFTRVSAYIDWMRQNMR; from the exons ATGCAGTTTCTATTGCTGATCGCGGCGTTCAGCTTCTTCTCAGCACCAG TGTTGAGTGATGGCCCAGAGCCCCTGTGGAGCTACCTGGAGGATGCCCAGGCTAGGGAGGCTGTGGTGGGGGGCGAGGTGGCTCGGCCACACTCCTGGCCTACGCAG GTGTCACTGCAGGTCAGATCTGGACGTGGCTACAGTCACGTCTGTGGAGGAACTCTGATCAGGAAGCAATGGGTGATGACCGCTGCGCACTgtgtggacag CCCAAAGACGTGGCGCGTTGGTCTCGGAGAGCACGACCTCCAGAGGCGTGAGCGCGGAGAGCAGTACATCGACGTCAGCCAGGCCATCGTCCACCCACGCTGGAACCCCAGGAACACAGCCAGCGG GTACGACATTGCTCTACTGCGTCTCTCTTCTCCGGCGAGGTTGAACCGCTATGTGCAGCTGGCTAGACTGCCACGTTCTGGTACGGTGCTGAGGAACAACCACCCCTGCTACATCTCCGGATGGGGCCTCACCAGCG ctggtGGAAGCATATCCATGCGGTTGAAGCAGGCCAAATTGCCAGTGGTGGACCAGAGGACCTGCGCTAGGTACGACTGGTGGGGCAGCAAGGCCAAGAGCAGCATGGTTTGTGCTGGGGGTAATGGACGAGACTCCGGTTGCCAG gGAGACTCAGGTGGCCCCCTGCACTGTAGCGTGCGTGGGAGGTGGGAGGTCCACGGCGTCACCAGCTTCGGCTCGTCCAGATGCGCTCATCGCCAGAGACCCACTATCTTCACCCGGGTGTCCGCCTACATCGACTGGATGAGACAA AACATGCGATAA